CGACGGCCGCCGAGGCGGCGACCGACACCCGAGCGCTGTTGGTCGTAGTGGGTGCGATCCTCGCCCAATTCGTCCTCTTCGACTTTACGAGCATCTACGGCGAGGACGAGTTCGGCGTGAAACACTACCTGTTCATCACGTTCATGACCTTCTCGTTCTGGTTCGTGGTGTGGGGCATCCTCCTCACGACGGAGGCAATGACGTAAGATGGCGGACGACAGCATCGCCGTCGTAGACTTAGATCGGTGCCAGCCGGACCGGTGTAGCTACGAGTGCAAGAACTACTGCCCGCCGAACCGCACCGGAAAGGAGTGTATCACCCTGCGAGGCGACGAGACGCCCCAGGGGCAGCCGGATCAGGTGCACATCTCCGAGGAGATCTGTCTCGGCGAAACCTGTGGGATCTGCGTCGAGAAGTGCCCCTTCGACGCGATCGAGATCATCAACCTCCCGCAGGAACTGCAGGACGATCCCGTCCACCGCTACGGCGAGAACGCGTTCTCCCTCTACGGACTCCCCGCGCCCCAGGAGGGGAAAGTCACGGGTATCCTCGGACCGAACGGGATCGGGAAGACGACGGCCGTCCGCATCCTCGCGGGCGACCTCGAGCCCAACCTCGGCCGCCACGACGAGGACGTCGGCTGGGACGACGTGCTCGAGGCCTACCGCGGAACCGAACTCCAGGATTACATCGCCGACGTCCGGGACAGCGAGGTGACCGTCGCCCAGAAGCCCCAGTACGTCGACCAGATTCCCGAGACGTTCGACGGCAACACGCGCGAACTGCTCGAGCGCACGGACGAGCGCGGCGCGCTCGACTCGCTGGTCGAACGGCTCTCGATCGGTCCCGTCATGGAGCAGTCGATCGACGACCTCTCCGGCGGAGAGCTCCAGCGCGTTGCGATCGCCGCAACCCTGGCCAGGGATACGGACTTCTACTTCCTCGACGAGGTAACGCCGTATCTCGACATCGGGCAGCGAGTGACGGCCGCGCGGCTGATCCAGGAACTCGCCGAGGAGGAGGACAAGTCGATGCTCGTCGTCGAGCACGACCTCGCGATCCTGGACCTGCTCGCGGACACGCTGCACGTCGCCTACGG
This DNA window, taken from Natronococcus sp. CG52, encodes the following:
- a CDS encoding EMC6-like membrane protein; this translates as MSTESISDRREHVRSISVTALSALLGVGAAFASAVITGDAATAAEAATDTRALLVVVGAILAQFVLFDFTSIYGEDEFGVKHYLFITFMTFSFWFVVWGILLTTEAMT